Within Vigna unguiculata cultivar IT97K-499-35 chromosome 2, ASM411807v1, whole genome shotgun sequence, the genomic segment TTTTGTTTCTCATTTATTGGCTGTTCAGTCTGTGAGAAGGTAGAAAGCAAGGGGAGAACAACTTACAATGAGGTCAGCTAGTTACTTCAAGTCAGTTTGTGCTAAACTGGAATTAAATTTTGGATTCAGTTTTATATGCCATATGCACGTAAAATGAATGTGTATAACTTCtacatttttcaaattaatttcttaatatatttttgtgaatGCATTTGCACTACCATGTTTATGTTTCTAGTTCTAATGTTTTGTACCTAATTTAAATTGTATGCATTGAAAAATTGAATGTTGGTTTGAATTGGGCTTCTCCTCAGATTGTCGTAGCTCTTATCTTCACATTTTCTTGGTTATCCAGCATAACCATGATCTATATGACTCGTAGCCTTTGACATCTTAGATGCCTATACGATGTTATTGAGAATTCTTCAAGAAGTACAGTCTgtatatggtgttttcatgtcaCATTTGCAATTCATCGTGTCACAAATTTTGGGTTGAATTCCTCAAATGAAcctattctttatttttataaatttgatgtGGATTGTGCTTGTATTCAGGTAGCTGATGAACTTGTAGCTGAATTTGCTGATCCAAGCAATGGTGCTTCAACTCCTGATCaggttttttcttttgtataaatTCTTTCAGACCAAgtgtaaagataaatattatggATTTGATGTTTTTGGGTTAACATTTGACAGCAACAATATGACGAGAAAAACATCCGTCGGAGGGTGTATGATGCTTTGAATGTTCTAATGGCAATGGATATTATTTCTAAGGATAAAAAGGAAATACAATGGAAGGGTCTTCCTCGCACAAGTCTAAGCGATATTGAAGATTTAAAGGTTTGTAAACAGTATTCAGTTGTATAATTTTTGTGGTACATGATTTACCGTGATGCTCTCTGTTATtctaaataatacaattaaaatgataattttaactCAATCAATTCAACAGACAGAACGTCTTGGGCTAAGGAATAGAATTGAAAAGAAGGCATCCTATTTGCAAGAGCTGGAGGATCAAGTAAGGACCGCTATCAATAGTGGATTTATTCTGGGTTTTGAACTCCTGTGCCTAGTTTACGTTTTGAAATTTGCAACTGTTTTGTAAGAAGGCCCTATGGATTTTTATCCATAATGATTGATTCTGTTTGCTAacttttgtattaatttatgAAGTACATAGGTCTTCAGAAACTTATTGAACGAAATGAGCAATTATATAGCTCCGGGAATGCTCCCAATGGAGGTGTATCTTTACCCTTCATTCTGGTGCAGGTATGCTATGATGTGCGGTCTTTTGGTTATTTTGTCCACTAgaaattgtttcaaatttttccCCTTTGGATCTTTGATTTGTTAGATAATGCCTATGCTTATATCTCCTTGGTCTTACGTCTGATAAAACTGGTCAccatttatttaatatgttgGCTTAAGGCCTAAAGTTTAGATTACAAGTGATCTATATCAGATGAGACCTCAGTCCTGCTTCTTGGGTAAATTAAgtagaatatttttttcttgaccATCGTTATGAACTTTTCTTAGAATTTgtcattttgaaaataaatctaGTTGCTAGggttatatttaataatatttattccaTTTATTTCGCTTTTCTCAGGTTAAGTTAGTCACTTTTTCTGCTCTAGGCTTATGGATATCTATACAAGATGATAGTTGTAGACTACGAAGGGTTAGGAAGATCCAGCTCACCCTTAAGCAAGAAAGTAACTAACTAAAGAATTATATGTTGAGCAGCCAATTGCAAATTGCTATGATTTGTTGGATAACTAACTTTTAGTTTTTAGTGGTTGTGTGGAACTAATTTGAGCCTATGAACTTCTTATAAGCATTTTTTAACTTGTTAAGCTTGTGGATAAGTATTCAATAAAGTAGTTTACTCAAAcatgttattaattaatgttattttggGCTTGTAGACACGCCCCCATGCAACTGTTGAAGTGGAAATATCAGAAGATATGCAGCTTGTGCATTTTGATTTCAATAGGTAAGAAGGCTTTTATTACACGACTTTTTTTCTCTTCGAATAATGTTGTCATCTTGTCATCTTACCCCATTTGCTGTCCTGAATGCGATCCTAATTCTCTTGTATTATACATTCAATCATACGTGATACTATTGTGGACAAACACAGGCAGCATTGGGAAATCcatgtcattttttatttatttataaatccaGGAGTCTTTTCTGTATCATCTTTCTGTTATTATAACTttctataattcaaaatatttatttgtgtaTGCTTACTTTCTATTTGCTCATTCTCTCTCTATAGCACTCCCTTTGAGCTGCATGATGATAACTATGTTCTCAAGGCAATGAAATTTTGTGAGAGATCTCAGAATGATAACAAACCAGACAATCCTCCAGATGGCGGGGAAGGTTCTAGCATGTCTAGTTTGTATCATGCACAGATTCCTAGTTCAGTTTCAAACCCTCCTGCTAGACCTCCTTCATCTCCACCACTCCCTGGAATATTGAAGGCAAGAGTTAAGAACGAGCATTGATCTGCAATTTTGTACTGCATTGCCTTGTTTAAGCATGTTTGTATATTTTGTAAAGTAATTTGTCGGTAATTAGTTGCcctttataataattaattagtacAGCCAATTCACTCAGTGGGTTAGAAGCGAACTGGTCTGCTTGAGTCTATATTCTTCTGAGATGATTTTGGCAAATTCTTTTCTAACCATATCCGTTATTTACTACCTTAGACCTTAACTGATTTTTccccataatttttttttatttgcccTCTTGTACTTGTAATAGATGAATTGGTTTGTACTAGTCCATAGCGATCATGGAATGCAATACATGAGCGTAGGATTAAGTTTGGAATACACAGATTTTGTGTAAATTATCTCTTCATATGTCaatcttttgatattttggcGAATGCATTGTATGATATCTTGGTCTGTGTTACTTGCATCAACTTCATGCACTGTTTTTTGTATTCCGAGAAAAATGTCATAAAACATTGATCATGCAAATATACTCAAACTTCTCAATAAATCTGTAATTGTAAAATGAGAAGGTTGAACATATGCTCAAACTAAAAGGGTTTTTATTTCTCGTATAATAGACGTTCTAGTTGTTATATGGTGTTCCATCTTAATTTAACTGTTTTATTTAACGAGAAATTCCTATGATATGTAAGGGAGAACATGATTTCAGGATTCACAGCATGACTGTATTCAATCTTCATCGCACTTGTGTCTAtctttgaaaattattttgtttgtggTGTTGTTAGTTACGAAATGGTAACATTTTTCTAGTGAGAATTTGAGCTGTATCAATTCTTTTCGTTATGAATGTTGAGTTTGGTTTGAAGTAAACTGTTAAAAGATGGTATTTATGGCAGCAATCCACCTCTGCATTAGGGCTATCAACTCACTCTGACGCTCTTCCGTTTGAATTTGTTCTTCTGTTACATGTGTCTTACCCTTGGTCCTCCTTGTAGATTCACTCTGGTAATCCGCAAATTGCAGATTAATGTAATgatgtagtttatttttgtgtgATAATGTTAACTTAGTAAGGCATGCATTATTTTCTTAATGTgtactataattataattttctttgtaattgttattggtgtttttttataacataaCCACTGCAATGATGTGACTGGGTTCAAGTTCACATAACAAAACATGatgaaacatttatttttcatgatgttttaatataaaagatttttGCATGGAAAATGTGTTAactaatttaaagttaaaatcaTCTATCCTGCCCTGGCAGTCTTAGTACATCtttttatacacttttttatgTTACCTTTGAcgtcttttcattttttttatttaaaatcagttttaattttttttacatatatcaattaaattattgcttttttatttaaatttaaaatgttaatcttattattattattattattttatttaaatttaaatataatttgttatataGTTATTATATTGTCTAAAAGCTAAATAGACCGTAAATGCTacttttaaagatttatttatttattttattttaaaataattttaaaaaatttaacgtatatcatttaaattattgctatttatttgaatttaaatgttaattttgtatttattattttaattatattttcattttaattttaagataattttttatataaatattatatttctgtttttaataaaatgttttgttttgttttgtttttaaattaccaatttaaaatataatttttatagtttctttttaaatgataaattaaagttttattactaataaatattataaaagtataaattaaatatgtacttcaaaaattaaatcttaaaaatattctttttttaccATCCACAACCTTTATGTCACTGCTTGATTATGTTAAAAATGGTTCGTCTTGATcgatttattataaaaataagtcagtttaagaaaactttattactgatttgactttttctttttttaaattttacataatttctaaagtttgtatactttttttaaaaacaaatttttaataatttgattaaaaatattttaaataaatttttattgtaaatttcataataaaatttaaaatattaagttttagaatatcaaaattttaataaaactttattttaaatattttaatcaaattttattattataaattttataataaaatgtaataataaaatttaaaatattaagttttaaaattttatttaaaatatttttaatcaaattattactAGGCTAAccctaaaatataattaattagtaaagtaatcatttttctaataaatgGATCAAAGCcatataaagttaaatattgTATACGGCTAATTATTATGTTGTTATGAAGCTGATAGATTAGTGTATTAATTCTTAAAATACCAATTTATTATGTTAATGTAAAGATTTTCCTAAATTGGTTTATCATCACAACAAAAGGTAATAAATGAGataatactttttatgtacaagtttttttttatacttattttaataatatatatatatatatatatatatatatatatatatttaacgtGTAATCTAtgatttaaatgaaaacaatgtCAAAGAAACAAGATGAACATAAGTGCGTAATTTTTATGTAGTAGAACACAATTTTCATTGAAGtgctttttttttcactttttttgtttacttttattgttacatacattacagaataataattttgaaattcaaaatgttaagattttaaaatgtaatcaaGGTAAAAATAGGAACATAAACTATATACATCAAAATATGAAGAATTCCATCATATACATTAAGAACTAGTAGTGTACACTAATTTCTAGTAGAGTGACAGATTTTCTACactagtttctttttcttttgttgttggtGACATAATAGAATAAAAGTTTTGAGATTCAACATGTAATCAAAAGGCAAAATACAAACATGTGTATAACAATACAAAAATTCCAAAAATCATTCTGCCTCAGTAGACCTCACTACAGCTGAAACAGTGCAGCTGCGTCTGAATCACTTGGAAAGAAACATTTTGGAGCCTgtaagataagagataagaatTTCGCTGATGCTGATCAACAAAGGTTGCCTTGTACCTTTCCTTCATTggacataaaaatttataaaaatgtttccTTTTCACATCTTCTTCTTCAGAACAGGCATCGGCAAAGGAGAGAGATGTTTGATAACATAAGATTAAGCCAGATTTGACAAATCCATCCCAGTACCATGGCCATATATTGATGGCAGAAGCCAGTGAAGGAAACCCACAttggtttctccttttgatCTACTTGTTGAGTACTCAACTAGCATGTTCCATAGGTCCCCAACTGTCCATCTCTGTGACAAAATCCAATGAGCAACCTGTCACAACATCAATCAAAGTACCTAGTAAGAAATTTTGAAAGACAAGTCCAAATTGAGTGGGAATCCTCCTGGTAGTCACATTTCAGATGCCTATCAGGAAGCTATCTACTGTAGGATCGATATTGTTACTACAAAAGAAAGACCAAATTACCTCATCTAGGCTCTGTAATGCCTCCAAGCCAAATGTGTAGTATGATATGAAAGGTCTTAGAGCCTGTCAGGAAAGAACCAAGACAAAATTGGTTTTCAAGCATGATAATTCAAAGGTAAACAGAATTACAGAGTATGATTTTCTGCCACATGTTTGACCTAATTCCTCACCACCTCATCTTAAGAATCAAATCCACACTACACAAAGCATCCAATAGTTTGAGTAATCCACCAGACCATATCTATGCTGGTGAGCAAGCAAACCACAAAGATAAGCCTCCATGCCAACCACCCTCTTGTCTGTCTGCATTTCATactcttttatctttttctttttagaaatAAGTTTAAAACTATTTATGAAATGGCGATAGAAAATGTCTGACCTCATCTTAAAATATCCATATTATCCTCTAGGATGGCTTCTGTCATCATCTCTTAGGATTTGCAACTATATTTCCTTATGTTATGATTTAGCTTTAGTTTcctcattatatattattaagatTAGTTATCGTATTTCCTTATATCATGATTTGTTTCCCCTATTAGCTGGACTCTGATCAGTATAAATAAGGGTTAGTGTTCCAGGTTTTCTGAACATATCAAACACAATAATACATTGTTAGATTGATTACATTGTAATACATCTCACTTAATATCAATACAGTTTTTCATTCTCTTCAACCTTTCTCCGCCTTCCAAGCTTAAAATCACATAATTTCATGTATCAACAAATAGTTAGCATAATTAATCACAACCTTATCTTGTTGAGCCAATTCCAATAACTCATTCTCATTAACCTTTTGTCAATCCTTCAGCTATCAAAACTTTCAATACTTTAATCGCATCGGTCATgcaaaagagagaaagaaatcaAACTCGGATACTAGTTAAATCAAACATGAGCTGTATGGCCACAACATTTACAACAAGAacgtataaataaatttaccaCAATAAAAGGGCCAAAACAGTAGTATATAATTGAGCATGGATAACTAGGGGTAGAGGAATTTCTAAATGCCCACTTCTACCCTAGCAAATATTTCAACTCTTACTGAAAACTAACAGGGAAAATAAGTAGTTTTCCGTAATGTAAGggtaaaacaaaagaaaaattacaatgCATTCAGAACACTCACAGTTATAACTGCCTCATTCTCATACAGTGATggctaaaaatataaaattacctGAGAAGCTGCAAGCCACTGAATTATTGTCTTTACTTCAGGATCTCCTCCAAATGCACCACATCCCCAGTTTCCAGTTGCAACCCCAATATTATTACCCTGATCCATGCTATGGTAATCGTTTTGAGAATTAGTAGTTTTGTGATCTGAAAATTTTCCTTCACTTGTTTCCATAGATGTTGAGGTGGCAGCATCaaactatgaaaaaaaaaagtgttgccTTTAGATAAATGAACAAAGACCAATGGAGATAGATGGCAGATAAGGATACCTGAATCCTAATACTAAGTTGCTTAACATAAATTGACTAATACAGTATCGTACTTTGCAGAAAAAACATCGGAAAAGACCAACCAGTGCAGATGAACATCCATTATCTTGCAACTTTTTCTGATATAGTTGATATTTACATTGGTACAGAAAACCACAGAATGCTTTATTGATCTCACTGCAGAAATGAACATGTTCagtttagattttattttacgTAAGTACTTTGAACAGTC encodes:
- the LOC114167992 gene encoding transcription factor-like protein DPB isoform X1 yields the protein MGTQPRQPFREEEEEEPPCRGTISGQSMSTSRSVGSPSSRSEQTMATPASDNTFLRLNNLDIHGDDAGSQGAVASKKKKRGQRTVGGDKSGRGLRQFSMKVCEKVESKGRTTYNEVADELVAEFADPSNGASTPDQQQYDEKNIRRRVYDALNVLMAMDIISKDKKEIQWKGLPRTSLSDIEDLKTERLGLRNRIEKKASYLQELEDQYIGLQKLIERNEQLYSSGNAPNGGVSLPFILVQTRPHATVEVEISEDMQLVHFDFNSTPFELHDDNYVLKAMKFCERSQNDNKPDNPPDGGEGSSMSSLYHAQIPSSVSNPPARPPSSPPLPGILKARVKNEH
- the LOC114167992 gene encoding transcription factor-like protein DPB isoform X2, encoding MGTQPRQPFREEEEEEPPCRGTISGQSMSTSRSVGSPSSRSEQTMATPASDNTFLRLNNLDIHGDDAGSQGAVAKKKKRGQRTVGGDKSGRGLRQFSMKVCEKVESKGRTTYNEVADELVAEFADPSNGASTPDQQQYDEKNIRRRVYDALNVLMAMDIISKDKKEIQWKGLPRTSLSDIEDLKTERLGLRNRIEKKASYLQELEDQYIGLQKLIERNEQLYSSGNAPNGGVSLPFILVQTRPHATVEVEISEDMQLVHFDFNSTPFELHDDNYVLKAMKFCERSQNDNKPDNPPDGGEGSSMSSLYHAQIPSSVSNPPARPPSSPPLPGILKARVKNEH